In one Neobacillus sp. WH10 genomic region, the following are encoded:
- the manA gene encoding mannose-6-phosphate isomerase, class I translates to MKVQPLFLKPVFKERIWGGTALQTEFDYDIPNAKTGECWAISAHPNGPSIIENGQYAGMALDELWKNHPELFGNPKDEVFPLLTKILDANMDLSVQVHPEDSYAKVHENGELGKTECWYILDCKEGADMIFGHNAKTKEELIEQINKGNWNELLRRVKIKPGDFFYVPSGTIHALCEGTLVLETQQSSDTTYRVYDYDRRDDNGNLRDLHLEKAIDVTTVPHHDTGVAPIVEKKENVTIVTFVESDFFSVYKWDIKGKAVFSFNDQYLLLSVIKGDGVLVHNGEKYSLNKGTHLIIPVGLGEFEVDGDCELMVSHP, encoded by the coding sequence ATAAAAGTGCAACCTTTATTTTTAAAGCCAGTTTTTAAAGAACGAATTTGGGGTGGAACAGCTTTACAAACAGAATTTGATTATGATATTCCAAATGCAAAAACAGGTGAATGCTGGGCAATTTCCGCTCATCCAAATGGACCTTCGATCATAGAAAATGGACAATATGCTGGTATGGCGTTGGACGAGTTATGGAAAAACCATCCTGAGCTATTTGGCAATCCAAAAGATGAGGTCTTTCCTCTTTTAACAAAAATATTAGATGCGAATATGGATTTATCCGTTCAGGTCCACCCAGAAGATTCATATGCAAAGGTTCATGAGAATGGTGAGCTTGGCAAAACAGAATGCTGGTATATTCTTGATTGCAAAGAAGGAGCCGACATGATCTTCGGCCATAATGCGAAAACAAAAGAGGAATTAATTGAGCAAATCAATAAAGGAAATTGGAACGAGCTGCTGCGCAGAGTGAAAATCAAGCCTGGTGACTTTTTCTATGTTCCAAGCGGAACGATTCACGCATTATGTGAAGGTACTCTAGTATTAGAAACACAGCAAAGTTCTGACACAACCTACAGGGTGTACGATTATGATCGTAGGGATGACAACGGTAACTTACGGGATCTTCACTTAGAAAAAGCCATAGATGTAACAACTGTGCCACATCATGACACTGGGGTTGCGCCTATAGTTGAGAAGAAGGAGAATGTGACGATTGTAACGTTTGTAGAATCAGACTTTTTCTCAGTGTACAAGTGGGATATAAAGGGGAAAGCTGTTTTTTCATTTAATGATCAGTATCTGCTTTTAAGTGTCATCAAGGGTGACGGTGTCCTTGTTCATAATGGAGAGAAATACTCACTGAACAAAGGAACGCATTTAATTATTCCAGTGGGATTAGGTGAATTTGAAGTAGATGGGGACTGTGAATTGATGGTTTCCCATCCGTAA
- a CDS encoding PTS system mannose/fructose/sorbose family transporter subunit IID: MKKLDKKDLRKGWIYWAMYHLSSMSFEKLEAHGFAHSMIPILNKLYKDNPEEYKKALKRHSVFYNTEPQSGSLVNGIVASLEEEKANGKEIDDEMFHSVKTGIMGPIAGIGDSTIQGIIIPILLTIGMGISSNGNPLGVFVYIIGYLAIILSLSYFLYFRGYHLGVNAVDGLIGANSERLRNAFSVLGTLVIGGLAASFVHLTTPLKIPNGDETIELQKTLDGFFPGILSLLAVLFCWYLISKKKYSGTKVLLILVAFSIIGVLLNIF; this comes from the coding sequence ATGAAGAAGTTAGATAAAAAGGATTTAAGAAAAGGTTGGATATATTGGGCAATGTACCACTTATCTTCCATGAGCTTCGAAAAATTAGAAGCCCACGGTTTTGCTCACTCTATGATTCCTATTTTAAATAAGTTATATAAAGATAATCCAGAGGAATACAAGAAAGCTCTAAAAAGACATTCTGTTTTTTACAATACTGAACCTCAATCTGGAAGTCTAGTAAATGGTATTGTTGCTTCATTAGAGGAAGAAAAAGCAAACGGAAAAGAAATTGATGATGAAATGTTTCATAGTGTAAAAACGGGGATTATGGGTCCAATAGCAGGAATTGGTGACTCTACTATTCAGGGAATTATTATTCCGATATTACTTACTATTGGAATGGGGATTTCATCAAATGGTAATCCACTAGGAGTATTTGTTTATATTATTGGCTACTTAGCTATTATTTTGTCATTGTCTTACTTTTTATATTTTAGAGGTTACCATTTAGGTGTGAATGCTGTTGATGGTTTAATTGGAGCAAACTCTGAACGATTAAGAAATGCCTTTAGTGTGTTAGGTACACTTGTTATTGGGGGATTAGCAGCTTCGTTCGTACATTTAACAACCCCTTTAAAAATACCAAATGGTGATGAAACCATTGAATTGCAAAAAACTTTAGACGGTTTCTTCCCAGGCATATTATCTCTTCTTGCGGTATTATTTTGCTGGTACTTAATTTCAAAGAAAAAATATAGTGGAACAAAAGTTCTCCTCATTTTAGTAGCATTTTCTATTATCGGTGTTCTATTAAATATTTTTTAA
- a CDS encoding PTS sugar transporter subunit IIC: MDFVLLIQAILIGIFCYLGSVSSPWLMGVSGGYYVVGRPLVAGLIVGLILGDITTGIILGVAVQAAFIATISTGGTQNSEITYAAYGGIALGILTKAEPGVTVTLSVGIGALGLILHNVMMVTNSAWNKRADRAAENGDGRGIILNNAFYPQIVNFLLRVVPVALAIYFGQGFVTKALDVIPADVTHIMNVLGGLLPALGIALLMNLLIKDKFQLIFFLAGFVIIAFIVQNMIALTVIACLIAYVIYLGAGSSNHTETEDEVI; the protein is encoded by the coding sequence ATGGATTTTGTTTTATTAATACAAGCAATTTTGATAGGGATCTTTTGTTACTTAGGATCAGTTTCATCTCCTTGGCTGATGGGTGTATCTGGTGGATATTACGTAGTCGGCCGTCCATTAGTTGCTGGTCTTATTGTTGGTTTAATATTAGGTGACATTACAACTGGTATTATTTTAGGTGTTGCTGTTCAGGCGGCTTTCATTGCAACAATTTCAACAGGGGGAACACAAAACTCAGAGATTACCTATGCTGCCTATGGTGGAATTGCGCTTGGAATCCTAACGAAAGCTGAACCTGGTGTAACCGTTACTCTATCTGTTGGTATTGGTGCTCTAGGGCTAATTCTCCATAACGTAATGATGGTTACAAACTCTGCTTGGAATAAACGTGCAGATCGAGCAGCCGAAAATGGAGATGGCCGTGGTATTATCCTAAATAATGCCTTTTATCCACAGATTGTGAACTTTTTGCTTCGTGTCGTGCCAGTTGCGCTTGCCATTTACTTTGGACAGGGATTTGTTACTAAGGCGTTGGATGTTATTCCTGCAGACGTAACACATATAATGAATGTTTTAGGTGGTTTGTTACCTGCATTGGGGATTGCTTTATTAATGAACTTATTAATTAAGGATAAATTTCAGCTTATCTTTTTCCTTGCCGGATTCGTTATAATCGCGTTTATTGTTCAAAATATGATTGCGCTTACTGTTATAGCTTGTTTAATAGCCTATGTTATTTATCTTGGGGCAGGGTCTTCTAATCATACTGAAACTGAAGATGAGGTGATCTAA
- a CDS encoding PTS sugar transporter subunit IIB: MPISFVRIDDRVIHGQVVARWSRFKPCNGILVIDDKIAQDPLQKKVFTNAAPTGVKVGVYSVEEGLEKISKAKIAKNSYFVIVKTPVTLMEIIEKGGDFGTEVNVGPMSARSNAKTVAKNVAITDEEKSAFDFMDSKGIDIDFQLIPDETAINWKKVRQNY, translated from the coding sequence ATGCCGATTTCATTTGTAAGAATTGATGACAGAGTTATTCACGGTCAAGTTGTAGCAAGATGGTCAAGATTTAAGCCATGTAATGGAATTTTGGTTATTGATGATAAAATCGCCCAAGATCCTTTACAAAAAAAGGTATTTACAAATGCAGCACCGACTGGTGTAAAAGTAGGGGTCTATAGTGTTGAGGAAGGGTTAGAGAAAATTAGTAAGGCTAAAATAGCGAAAAATAGCTATTTTGTTATTGTTAAAACTCCGGTTACATTAATGGAAATTATCGAGAAAGGGGGAGACTTTGGTACGGAAGTTAATGTTGGTCCTATGAGTGCAAGAAGCAATGCAAAAACCGTTGCAAAAAATGTAGCAATCACAGATGAAGAAAAGAGTGCATTTGACTTCATGGATAGTAAAGGAATTGATATTGACTTCCAGTTAATCCCGGATGAAACCGCCATCAATTGGAAAAAAGTCCGACAAAATTACTAA
- a CDS encoding class I mannose-6-phosphate isomerase, whose protein sequence is MSKYNKSPEIVINNHDNEAWKGYDEIVSTLYYKLKTISGKKILVIDCYPGVIYSEILQELIRPLNPELLIHSDDLAFSGEHITKMIERNLTDDRVFGVLSSRTMDEFFDEEKVREAKEKIENLQSGLVIIYGVGATLIEQPDLLVYADLARWEIQQRYRAKSIGNWKMENFEEDVLKKYKRGYFVEWRVADRHKKGLYHQIDFLLDTNEKNNPKMITGNAFLDGLHQAVKRPFRLVPYFDPGVWGGQWMKEKFGLERSAKNFAWSFDGVPEENSLYLTFGEVRVEVPSTNLIFNHPVELLGDRVHARFGTEFPIRFDFLDTMGGQNLSLQVHPLTEYIQEKFGMHYTQDESYYILDKEGDAVVYLGVKEDISPDEMMEDLRQAEKGLISFPDEKYINKFPAEKHDHFLIPAGTIHCSGENTMVLEISATPYIFTFKLWDWDRLGLDGLPRPVHIDHGEKVIQWDRNTAWVKDNLINRFESIAEGDGWKEERTGLHEREFIETRRHWFSKKVIHETHGSVNVLNLVEGEEAIIESPTGEFEPFIVHYAETFIIPECIKEYSIRPYGESEGKLLATIKAFVRV, encoded by the coding sequence ATGTCTAAATACAATAAATCTCCCGAAATAGTTATAAATAATCATGACAATGAGGCTTGGAAAGGATATGACGAGATTGTTTCAACTTTATATTATAAATTGAAAACGATTTCAGGTAAGAAAATATTAGTAATAGATTGCTATCCAGGTGTAATATATTCTGAAATTTTACAAGAGTTGATTAGGCCATTAAATCCAGAACTATTGATCCATTCGGATGATTTAGCTTTCTCTGGAGAGCATATTACCAAAATGATTGAACGTAATTTAACGGATGACCGAGTCTTTGGTGTTTTATCCTCTCGTACAATGGATGAATTTTTTGATGAAGAAAAGGTTAGAGAAGCAAAAGAGAAGATTGAAAATCTACAATCAGGTTTGGTTATCATATATGGTGTAGGTGCAACTCTCATTGAGCAGCCGGATCTATTAGTTTATGCTGATTTAGCTAGGTGGGAAATTCAGCAACGGTACCGGGCGAAATCCATTGGGAATTGGAAAATGGAAAACTTTGAAGAAGATGTACTTAAAAAATATAAACGAGGCTATTTTGTAGAATGGCGTGTAGCAGATCGACATAAGAAAGGGTTATATCATCAAATTGATTTCCTTTTAGATACCAATGAAAAAAATAATCCTAAAATGATAACTGGAAATGCATTTCTTGATGGATTACATCAAGCAGTTAAGCGTCCATTTCGACTGGTTCCATACTTTGACCCAGGTGTTTGGGGTGGTCAATGGATGAAAGAAAAGTTCGGTTTGGAACGTTCAGCAAAAAACTTTGCTTGGAGTTTTGACGGTGTTCCAGAAGAAAATAGTCTATATTTAACATTTGGTGAAGTAAGGGTTGAAGTTCCGTCTACTAACCTAATTTTTAACCATCCGGTTGAATTATTAGGTGATCGAGTTCATGCGAGGTTTGGAACAGAGTTTCCAATTCGATTCGATTTCTTAGATACGATGGGCGGTCAAAATTTAAGCTTGCAAGTGCACCCGTTAACGGAATATATTCAAGAGAAGTTTGGAATGCATTATACACAGGATGAAAGCTATTATATTCTAGATAAAGAAGGAGATGCAGTTGTTTATCTAGGAGTTAAAGAAGATATAAGTCCTGATGAAATGATGGAGGATTTAAGACAAGCAGAAAAGGGACTTATTTCTTTCCCTGATGAAAAATATATTAATAAATTTCCAGCGGAAAAACATGATCATTTTCTGATCCCTGCTGGTACGATCCATTGTTCTGGGGAAAATACAATGGTATTAGAAATAAGTGCAACTCCATATATTTTTACCTTCAAATTATGGGATTGGGATCGTTTAGGTTTAGACGGATTACCAAGACCAGTCCATATTGACCACGGTGAAAAGGTCATCCAATGGGATCGTAATACAGCTTGGGTAAAGGATAATCTTATTAACCGATTTGAAAGTATTGCTGAAGGTGATGGCTGGAAAGAAGAACGAACAGGATTGCATGAGAGGGAATTCATTGAAACAAGAAGGCATTGGTTTTCAAAGAAGGTTATCCATGAAACACATGGAAGCGTTAACGTTCTTAATTTAGTAGAAGGTGAAGAAGCCATTATCGAAAGTCCTACTGGAGAATTTGAACCATTTATTGTTCATTATGCAGAGACTTTTATCATTCCTGAATGTATAAAGGAATATTCTATTAGACCATATGGAGAATCTGAAGGAAAATTACTCGCTACTATAAAAGCTTTTGTACGAGTATAA